A region of the Mesoterricola sediminis genome:
CCCAGGGGCCAGAAGGCGGCCGCCGTCCGGAGGCCCCGGGCCCGGGCGAAGGCGGCGATGTGGCCGCAGGCCGCCTCCGACCACGCGGCGCGCAGCTCCGGGGCCTGGGCGTCGCGCAGGTCCCGGAAATGCCGCCTGAGGGCCGCCTTGGGATCAGGCATAGACCTGGTAGAGGTTGTCGCGCTCCAGGGGCTCGAACCCGGCGTCCCGGATGAGGCGGTCCAGCTCGCCCTTGGTGAGGCCCTGGGGGGTCTTGGCGCCGGCGAGGTGGGCGATGGTCTCCTCGATGATGGTGCCGTCCATGTCGTTGGCCCCGTAGCTCAGGCCGATCTGGGCCAGGCCCTCGGTGATCATGACCCAGTAGGCCTTGATGTGCGGGATGTTGTCCAGGAGGAGCCGGGCCACGGCCACCTCCCGCAGGTCCTGGGCGCCGGTGGTCTCGTGGATCTCGTACTTCCGGCTCAGCTCGTTGTCCTCCACCTGGTAGGCGAGGGGGATGTAGGCCAGGAAGCCCCCGGTCCGGTCCTGCAGCTCCCGCAGCCGCAGGAGGTGGTCCACGCGATGGGCGGGCTTCTCGATGTGGCCGTAGAGCATGGTGCAGTTGGTGGGCAGGCCCTTGCGGTGGGCGATCTCGGCCACGCGCAGCCAGATGTCGGCCTCCTTCTTGCCGATGCAGATCTCCTCGCGGATCTCCTCCGCGAAGATCTCGGCCCCCCCGCCGGGGCAGCTCTCGAGGCCCGCGGCCATGCAGCGGTCGATGAACTCCTCCACGCTGATGCCGGAAACCCGCGCGTAGTAGTCCATCTCCACCATGGTGAAGACCTTGAGGTGGAGGTCGGGGAACCTCGCCTTCAGGCGGCTGAAGAGGTCCTCGAAGTAGTCGATCTTCAGCTTGGGATAGTGGCCGGCCACCATGTGGAGCTCGCGGACCCCGTGGTTCTCGGGCTTCTCCATCTCCCGGATGATGTCGTCGGCGGAGAGGACGTAGGCCCGGGGATCGCCCGGCTTGGCCTGGAAGGCGCAGAACTGGCAGTGGGTGTAGCAGATGTTGGTGTAGGACAGGCGGCGGCTGGCGACGTAGTACGTCTTGAGGCCGTGGAGGCGGAGGCGGACGTGGTGGGCCATGGCTCCGACGCCCGAAAGGTCCGGGGTCTCGTAGAGGAGGAGGCCGTCCTCGAAGGTCAGGCGCTCACCCCGTTCCACCTTCTCCGCGATGGGGACCAGCCGGGGGTCCTTGAGGTGGCGTTTCAGGTCGAGGCTCATGCGGGTCATGCGGGTCTCCGTCCTTTAGTCTACCGGGGGCGCGGAAGGGAGGGGCGGGCAAGGGCACTCCTATTAATTATTAGAGGCCGAGGGCGGGCCCTGCCGGGCCCCCGCCTGGGGGATAAAGGGCTTGTGCCATAGACGGGTATTACCTCGTGGTCCGAGGTATGGGTGATTGATGTGTTTTCGCCCCGCATATCCACTGATTCCTGGCACGATAGATGTTTTCCAGGAACGTCGAACAGCCAGGTCCGTACCAGCGGACACAGAGGAAGTGCATGGAACTCACCGGACAGATCGCGGGTGCCGTCACGAGGCGGGCGGTGTTCCGCGCGCCGGGCGCCTCCGCGGCCTCACGGCGCCTGGACGTGGGCTACGGCACCGATGCGGCCTACGTGCGGCCCATGGGCGTGTCCATCGCCTCCCTGGCGGAAGCCAACCCCGGCCTGGACCTGCGGGTGCACGTCTTCGCCAGTTCCATCACCGACGGCGACCTGGCGCGGCTCCGGACCCTCGCCGAAGGGCGCCCGGGCCTGGAGATCGTCCTCTACGACGTGGACGCCGCGGTGTTCGGGAACCTGCCCATCCTCCGCCGCTACCCCCTCGCCATCTACTTCCGCCTCCTCATGCCCCTGGTCCTGCCGGACCTGGA
Encoded here:
- the mqnE gene encoding aminofutalosine synthase MqnE; this translates as MTRMSLDLKRHLKDPRLVPIAEKVERGERLTFEDGLLLYETPDLSGVGAMAHHVRLRLHGLKTYYVASRRLSYTNICYTHCQFCAFQAKPGDPRAYVLSADDIIREMEKPENHGVRELHMVAGHYPKLKIDYFEDLFSRLKARFPDLHLKVFTMVEMDYYARVSGISVEEFIDRCMAAGLESCPGGGAEIFAEEIREEICIGKKEADIWLRVAEIAHRKGLPTNCTMLYGHIEKPAHRVDHLLRLRELQDRTGGFLAYIPLAYQVEDNELSRKYEIHETTGAQDLREVAVARLLLDNIPHIKAYWVMITEGLAQIGLSYGANDMDGTIIEETIAHLAGAKTPQGLTKGELDRLIRDAGFEPLERDNLYQVYA